Below is a genomic region from Miscanthus floridulus cultivar M001 chromosome 1, ASM1932011v1, whole genome shotgun sequence.
gaccacaaatggagttagcactagcaaggtgatgtgttcaccacaaactagtgctaaagccatttgggtgcctaagcacttgttgactaacccaaaaggacccaacaagagttgggtaccaaagtgtgcttaggttaatgatgtaggtacttggtgatgagatgaaggcgtcatggtggttgagcaagcaatttgataatattcactcaatctatcaatcaattcttataataatctcttatatggttgatccgaagataattcaatgaatatatcatatatttcatcctcaccattggtaacaagtacctaaaccttatagtatagtcactttatttgttttgtgctcaatgactcacaaataggcatatttgtgaaaaaataaAAGTGGCTAAATTAGTTTTActtgataattatcatgtttgccatatggtgcttttaatagctctctagtagagcaattcatttgttgagatacAGGTATACAATGAATAATAAAGCTAAATGAAGAATCATAAGCAGCAAATTatttgtttctgtcctgcacctatcggacgtgtccggtatggccaggggcAGAGAGAAAATGTTTCTGTTCTGCGTATTctagacgtgtctggtatacctACCGGATGTGTCCAGTATTGCAGGAACTagaacactaattggattgcaactgagtctttgatccatatattttcatatatccttaacttactcataagcttgtgatttattaaatctaagtggattgtgagcatctcttgaactcaattttaaatatggcaatttatttggtttatggtcaaaatggaaaattggctccaaatttcttaatagaataaaagtgcttgttgaaagtcattcaaattacttgaagcatttatttagggggagctaagtttctattttgcaccattatggactaacaaatttatctagcattctttgtagtcctttggatgaaaaattgatttcatatctagcatgattatttgacaattaaggtcaacataaagactaTCATGCTATATATCTTCTTAAGTGGAATTCTTGTGCGCTCAAGGCAAAGGTTtgtgtttacatacatgcattgtaagtgcatctaaggccctttatatgttagaatgtgcatttgtgtgacatagaagagatgtttttcaaaacccataactagcatgtgtaggtggtgtgaatttaaaaaactatttgaatcttggtctttgtgacctagccttgtcatgtgataattatagcccccttgattgtttgattggctaattacacatgacatggctttcttaagtccacaatctactatgtctcacaatatctctctcaagtaatcaaaatctatatatggcaaatatttggaaaagagaagtgatactcatggcatttggataagaaaagtaattacatcttatttggatcaaggacatacatgtttttggatcaagaaatgatagagaagggaattagatcggaggagatttgcatcaagatcgaagactccgggacttggatttccaatcgtATCCTCATTtactctctcaaggtaccctaatcccagacctcatccgatctaagtggttagggcataattttgaaatcccttcggtagagatgctacattacctgtctagaagcaatgcccagagtttggattggattggttgaagattgagccaaggaccctggttagggttgctgtccactcataccggacatgtccagtatgctaccggacgtgtcaggTATGGGACAACAGAGCAGATTTTGCTTCCTTGTTTCAATCCtctcagtggttgattcttaggactaagtttaattgtctattgtgttttgtgaaccttttgacctagtttggttaaggtgattacaaagcataggatagttattcttatttctatatttcaactaaaataagctatcatttgggcatgtatctaaaattccttgcaaatATTTGAATACAGGACAATAACTATGAGTGGAAgataggagcctaggtccaagcataggcatgatccagctttggagaaatacaagaaggcaagatgGGAAATGCATCCCAGATACAGTCAGCATGAGCAAGGGACTCTCTAGGGCTACTAGGGATGCTCCACAGTACAAAGAGGGAGACAACAGCTCTTCCTCTGACACAGATGcagaggagtatagagtggagcccagtaccagaaagaggaagagcactgacagaggttcagatggtggcagctcatatgatgagcaagagattgaggaggagcaggtAGTACCTCTGGTTCAGCACCAGCTAggtcagggtatgcactatggtttacttgagccacatccacctagtgtaccctcttatgttgccagagttgactatcgagggaAAGGCATGACTAGAAGGGACagagatgaaagaagaattgatCTAAGGGGCTTGTCTATGATTCAGTTTGATCATCGATTTTAGATAGCCTTTCATATGGACTACTACACCAGTGTGATCCTCATTAGGAACCTAGTGATTGCCAagtcttagtggattgactggcagtacattAGAGATTTGTAGAAGGCCTCCATTGATCACGCTATTGCCATTTGTGAGCATATAGgggtttatgagattatggagttcCAGCATAACTAGAACACAGAGGTGGTAGCTCAGTTCTACGTCACTctgtatgttgaggaggatgagagacATATGCACTGGATGCTAGAGGGCTAGTGGTACAGTGTGGATTATGATTCTTTCGCCGCCCTGCTTGGTTTTTTAGAGGAGGATCttcagagggacaggatccataCAGAGCAGGTACTTCCTCCAGAGCAGCtggcctacatgtacccaccaggaggtgagagaggagcagtgggcaaGGTTCTAGGTCTTTACCCTACTTACAGATACCTGGACATGATGTTCAAGAAGACCATTGATTACAAGGGTGGAGATAAGGTAAACATCGtagattactctaggaacctgctccataggatggcacctgatgctcagcCACTCagtgtgtttgactttatttggtcagagatcaggagtgtgggagagaggcccctcaagggttgtggatttgcaccttacatcatgtttatgattgagaaggtcacatgacacacatttgagtatgacaagaagcATAAAGTCCTAAAGATTGTAGATGACTTGATAGAGATTGGGGTGCCTCTAgtaggaccaggaggaggagcaacAGCACTAGAGGCAGATTCACCTATAGGTGGTGCAGTAGCTAGACGAGCttctcctctaccacatgctccttcacattcttcttcTCATCGCCgcagtcctccttctcctattcgtaagatgttcagtgctatctttgaGATGTGTAAGGACATATGGACCTGTcagtagaaggagagggaggctaggaggaaggatacttggactctgaagcagattgcttctagacttgagtttgatcctcctaggtctccactttTAGAtaaggcagctagtgagcctgagactgaggagcagcagcagggcagGTACAATGcagagtttgctgagttccttcagcgacagcagcagtagcagtaggctctagagcaccctaacactttaccactacaggctcgggtgcctactcactctcagccatgtcccagtgctacagacgagtatgcttcagactggtggagtgacctcacgggtagtttctatgacccgtctggtgtgggtggttctcgtccagccggtgccacacgctcagatgatgaggatgctggtagggataaagatgatgatgagtgatcacagcTTTCAAAGATAGCTTGCAGCCCCTTTTTGTCCTTAgtttgtcattgttggacctttgtggtgatagatgacaaaaggagagagagactgattaaatcTTTAGGatatttgtttcatttgcttatctttgtacctgaagatatgtactgcaggctatagtttttgttttttgagcttcattgatgtatcttggatttgagatagattgtatcctgtgagagatgagactcatTTATGTTTTATctttgtatctcttgagacatgatctttatttatatatcagtggcttgtggacttgagaaaatttgtaatgagtgctatgtgtgacatacatgtgttatatttattttcatatggactatgcatgttagaatgaaaatatttgatgtgatgtcttTTATATTTATTCGTGTATGATATATCTtgacatatgcatcacggttttactttgtcacacataTATGCactccacggatgcaatgatttagggggagtctcctatatgttttagtatgtgcaattgacatttgcaGTCATTTCATGAATTCTAATcacaagcacatattaagggggagcctctcataaatcattgaacccaaaagtttaaatgtttatattcttttgtaagctttaatcgtaagagttaattaatgagacatgagggattgcatatgaaatggtctcatatttgaagcttgctaaactgaaatgaaaaagataacaatacaaatgaatggttgattcaacacaagatgtgacttgatggcttgagatggtggagatagcaaggaaaggcttcgaggtactaagcaagggtgaagggcaagcgacggcttggcagccgaagaacctagctagggtgaagaaggaagtacttgcatttagttgaggtactaatcaagctacgatggtcatattgatgtggaggatcaaatctatattggacaaagtgtttgaagtgacttgatgcatttggagttattcatatttgatgaatggaatcaagtcacgtgctcaagatggctatgctcaagtgataagatcaatatcaacatgttggcacccttacttaATGAAGATTGAAACAGACagcattaattcaaaagaggccaactcaagcggtataaattcgtttttcctttaatcttgagtttaataggtatgccgtactattaaaagggatgcatcatgttgatagataatgtttcataagtgcttaagccaacccatgtgaattttgaatatttgagagacaaaagagctaactgatttcttactggtctggcaataccaaaCGTGTTCGGcatttgcccagcaatggtaaaattgttgttcttgggttggttcgttgggagttccgacataagtcaggagttccgatggtcgggagttccggcaatggTCAGAAGTTTCGACGTCTCatgcttaactgacttggagggttcactgtcttgatcataccggatgtgtctggtatggacgactagaggccaacggctagttttcaaatgccttgagggttgggagttctgacgtgagtcgggagtttcgacggtcggaagttccgacggtcggaagttctggcatacatcgggagttccgacacctcacaaacttcaactcagttacttagttttcaaatgtgctgagggtcgggagttccgacggtcgggagttccgacattcatcgggagttccgatgcctcacaacaacactgtaacttagttaccattggcgtagtgtaagtcataccaggcgtgtctggtatggcaacagctataaaacggctagtttttcaagggggctataaataccccaagcctccatctttggaggctgctgattttgctgatacacacatgtttttgagccttgccaactctcccaaccctctcttagtgagtgattgatcaaatttgccaaatcaaattatgggttgagtgaaattaaaaaagagagcaatccaaccacttgagtacttatgcatattgtctatttcatgattcgcatttgttactcttggactcttcggtcctagacggttaggtgTCGCCGGAGAGTACCCgggagattgtggtgtgcctcggaaagtttataACGGTCAATTTCgtcgcctcggaatcaactagtggaaggaggaaaaggagttggaaaagactccggctagagtgaccttcatggtaccctctagggctgatcttcgctgggtcgcccgcagccccctcaacggagagtaggactcgaacgagtttgaacttcggtaaaacaaatattgtgtctcaattcgtatttcatttgatatttgtgttgtcccagctcttgtgcaggctctctgtgtatattgtcatctctagtaggtgcctgcagtttggtttgaagatagaaatcaaaaggagcaagttcgggactgatctgcagaaatcgtgtataccggacacgtccggtattagagctcagtactaaaaatatttattctctgttctaactttgtgttgcagggttgtagcttctagatatattctttatacattgtttactctgtggctaacttgtgaggggtagtATTAcccttaatttggagtttctattttggaaactctctttttCTAATTGTtttcgcatttaaaggtgttaattttcagaaacgcctattcaatcccccccccccccccctctaggtggcatcctaggtctttTAAGGGGCTGGCACGGTGCTCGCCTCCGGCGAGGATGAACAACAGCGGCTTTGCTGCCACTTCAACTTCAGTGGCCATCGTCGACGCCAGGAGGCTGCTGTCGGCCTGTGGTGGGGCTGCCAAGGTGCGGAGCGTGCGGCACTCGATGGAGAGGTGCCCGTCCAGGCGCCGTTCCCGCGTGCTCGCTAGCCAAGAGGCGAAGCGCGCGAGAGGTCTGAACGAAGCTACAGCGTTGAATGTTCATGATCATGAGCGGCAAGCGACAGTGGTGCTTGAAAAAGAGCACTTGACCTTAGTGCGCTATTGAATAGCGCGTCGTGTAAAAACTATCTTCTACTTAATACAAAGATGCGCAAacattttgcgtattcgagagaaaaaaaaagaacactTGATTGTTCTTCTGCGCCATGAATGGTCATGGACTCTTGGCTGTGTTGGCATTGCTATGTTACAGGTTCTTTATGCCTATTAAGAAGTGAGGTTTATAATCCACTGGTGCATAAGCATTAGATTAGGCTCAATCTTGAAACATAAACATCGCAGTTCTGAAAAGCATGGCGTCAAGTCAATTGTGATTGTGAAAGGGGTGTTTGAAGGTGAGTTTGTGAAACAACACACTCCAGTTAGGCTCTGAATATCATCATCAGATAAGTGTTGCATGCCCTACCTATGGATCAAGCAAGTGGACAATGCAAGCTGAGCTGTACGTGCACCAGATGGAACTGGAGTAGCCCGGACAAACAGGCAGCGGGGATCCCCTGCAGCTGGCCTTTGCAGGCGGGTGCCGGCGAGCCCCTCCAGACGGCCGGCAATGAGCCCTGGAGAGGCGGATGGCGCCGGTGCACCCCGTGCAGCAGATGGTGTGGTGACTGACTGACTGGTGAGGCCCTCCCTGCTTTTTCCGTGTGCAAGTTGCGGCCGTGCATCAAGGGGGAAAAAGAAGATATCGGTCAAAGTTAATGACCACAGCAAAGTGACTAATGTGCCCTCAGTAAATTTAATTAACTCTTCTTAGAGTAAGGTCAACAATAGAGCCAAGTGTTTGATATAAGTCAAGTTATAAAAACTAAGTTATACAATAGTTGTCTTTTATTTATCtaaaaattattattattattatgtggTACCATGTTGTTGACATCGGAGGGTGTCCGGATCACACACCAGCAGGGGCTAGCACACCCAAGATGTTGGCGCCACTTGGCCACCAACATGTATACGATGTACATAACTTGCTAGAGATGCCAATAATCCACTTCGTGATATTTTTTTTGGTGTCAACACAAACTTCTATCTGGGTCCACCAATGTCAATGCTTTCATGCCCAGTTTGGTGCTTACATGAGAGCaagctctcttctctctctttttttcttttatataaaaaaatattgatTAGCTTGGCTACAAATCAATTGTTTTACTTGCTCTTAcgtctagaaaaaaaaaactatacgaGCACCATAAATAGGTGCTTGTGCTTTAATTTCCTTCTCTGAAAATTAAATTGACTATTGCATAAAAAAATCTAATCTTTTGTCCGACAGTTTGACGCTGACAGGTGACAACTTTTCTTTTGAACCTGACAAGTGACAACTTAACTGCACACAGTACAACGACCGTACAGCCACATACGGTGCACTGCACTGGCACTTGCTTATTCCACAGCCGAATTACCATCGTCACACAGTACCCCTTTGGATGCGCTAACCTGACGTACAGAGGCTGTACGGTACGGTGGCGTACAGCCACTCCATTATCAATTCATGTCTCAATGTCAACTTTAGGTAGATCTTATAAAAATCCGTCAACTACTCTCTTCCTGCTGCGCCTGTTGACCCAAATGAAACAGCACTATCTTATCCATATCCATTATACAGTATAAATTTGCCAACTACTCTCCCTGCTACGTGTGTTGAGCATCATGAACTGCACACTCTGAACATGATAAACTGCCTGGGATAACACATTTTCTAAAAACAAGATGAACTCCCCGCGCATTGCTACGGGAATTCGAAGAACGGAGGTTAACTAATTGTAGGAATTTAAAGAATAAGAGTTATTAACTGATTGTGACTCAAATGCGAGTGAAAACAAATGAAGATAAAATGGTCTCAATAACTCTGACAAAACTGATGAATTTGAACCAATTTAAATTCTTAAAAGACTCTAGTCATAAGAACTTGAACCAATGAGCAATAAGTCTCAATAACAAATTTGAGTACCAATACAATTGGAACAACATGTACCTACACGTGGAGTATTTTATTCTTAATCTATGCACTATTATATTGAAATGCATAAGATCGAACTCTTTAACCATGATTGTGGGTTACATTATATTGAAATGCATAAGATCGATCTCTTTAACCATGATTGTGGGTTACATAGGATCCTTGTAGTAAAAAGCATTACAAAAGATGAGGAAAATATTTCCTCATGGATGGGTACACTCCTAAAGTAATGAAATTTTGTCAATAAATATACATGGCAAAGATATATTGAAAGGAAGAAGAATGTactcaagcaaaaaaaaaaaatctgaccATCACTCTAGATAAAAGGCTACGTTTAGAAAGAGAGAGAACCTCCTTCCAAACAgtttttgcaaaaaaatttatAGCGAGGCAACCCGCAGAGCAACATATGGTTGGAGAACTAACCTGATTATCAGCGTCTACATGGATAGTGTTGAATATATCACCTGGAAGCTGGAACTCTATGGTGGCAAAACTACATATATATTCAGAGGTGGGTGAGCAAATTGTGTATAGGGGACTAAAAAGGCATGGATCATGAGTTGATGACCGTTCGCCTAGCCTCTTTCTTGACCTTTCACATGCACTCGTCGATTACAAATGCACAATATTGAATGACCAATCAATGCTAACTGGGTTGgagcaagagaaagaaaaatCAACACCCTTAGAGCAAGTACAATAATTGGCTTAGCCAAGCAAATGCTGATGTGGAAGAGAGAAGAGATGAGAGAAATGAGAGcttggctctcatgcaagcaacaaACTGGGCACGAAAGCATAGGCATTGATGGGCCATACGATAAGTGAATGTGATGAGGGTTAGAAAAGAGAAAATAGGATATgggtaaaaataataataataaatttcTTATAGACATATAAGAGACCATTGTTGTATAGCTTGGCTCTTACATCTTAGCTAATAGTCAAACACTTGCCTCTATTATTGGCCTTGTTCTTAGTTGTTTTTTTCAATTATTGATTGTTAGTGGGATGAAAAAGAACAAATGGCCATCAAGATGGACGGATTTGGCTAGCAATGTGAATCTAATGGTTTAGATTAGATGATGACACTcactctgtcccaaaataaatcTAGATTGAGAGTGActtttggaaactcttggagatgctcttatagcTTAACTTATAGTCTTTTTGTAATAATACCTTGGTCTGATTCCTCTTTTTTCATGATGAAGCCACAGTTTTTTCCATTATTAAGAAAAAAGTCAAGCTCTTAGCTCTATTATTGGTCTTGATCTAAGCCAATGGCTAGTGTCCGCTTTGCCCCATCACCATCTAGGATCCTTGATTGTAACATTTCATTGAACGCCGAGCTAGCTAGTGAGACCATAATCCCCTCCCATGAATATCCTTGTTCTCCCTCAAaaatcactaccggaaaccggctctttgccgagtgcttttatgtttgccgagtgcattccctcgaacactcggcaaagaagttctttgccgTGTGCTgagctaaaaacactcggtaaaaaaaacactcgacaaagagagagtttgccgagtgtcaacaaaaaaacactcggcaaagatatggtttgccgagtgtaaaaaaaacactcggcaaagatatggtttgccgagtgtaaaaaaaaacactcggcaaagaaataaaatcatttttttaaaagaagaagaataaaaaaaatggggaaaaaactttgccgagtgctcagatctagaacactaggcaaagaaataaaatattatttctggaaaagaaaaagaaaaaattaaaaaaaaaactttgcagaATGCTCAGATctaaaacactcagcaaacaatATAAATAATCTTTTTTTGGAAACTTTGCTGGGTGtccgcactcggcaaacaaaaaaatCTCGTCAAATACCCCCCTCCCGTCCCCTCCCTAGTCCCCACccgagcaccccgcgcgcccctcccctcccggacCACCGCTGGCGGCGGCCGGCCCCCACTCCCTCTCTCGGTGGCGCCTCTCCCGCTCCACTCCggcctccctcttcctctccactCCGACCTCCCACTCCCTCTCTCGGTGGcgcctctcctccctccctcatCGCACAACCGGCGGGTCCAGTTGGGGCGCTCACTAGCTGGGGCTGAGGCCTAGCGCGCCCGTCGCCGGCGTGGCTCCTCGTGTCCTGGCGGCTCCAAGGCAGCAGCGCTCAAGCGGATCTACGTGGTGGAGGTACGGCAAGGGAGGATCTGCGAGGAGGTGCGGTGAGGGCGGATCTGCGAGGAGGTCCAGTGGAGGTGGTGCATGAGTGTCGAGCGGGCTCCATCGGTAGGCCCTAGAAGCGCTCGAGGGCTAGCCTCCTCCACCTCCGGCGACGCGCGGGCGAGATCCGGCGGCGGCTGGCCGCTCGACGCATCCAGGTGCAGATCCGGTGGCGGCGGGCCGCTCGGCTCGTCCAGGTGCGGATCCGGCAACGGTAGATCTaggacggcggcgacggcggatcCAGGACAGAGGGCGGTGTTGGCTTTGGGTCGGCGGCCAACGTCGGCTTCGGTGAAGTTCCTCGTGTGCATGCCGGTGGTTGGAGCGGCCGGTGGTGGTGGGCGgtgcttgttttttttattttttttgaaaaaaagtttgccgagtgttttttgggcactcggcaacgtctttgccgagtgcccgacgaaaaacactcggcaaagttagttTGCCGATgaaatttttgccgagtgccttttgccgagtgttacactcggcgaagggtttgccgagtgtatttgtgGCTTTGCCGTGTGCCCTAGGCAAAGCTCCCGCTCCCGGTAGTGAATGATGTAAATCACAGCTATCATCTGCTGCACTTTGACTTGGGCCGATGGAATAACGAAATATTTTTTAGTGAATGTTGCATATTTTCATAATCCAACTCCCAAGCGGGACTTTCATGTTTTTTTAGGTACTGCATGAAATATGCTCTAACATAAAGTTCATCAGGCTGTCTCCAATAGGAGACGTATCAGGAGACCCAAACTCAAAATGGGTCTCCAAAGAATACATATAGCcttcaacagagtacctatatgaaaGACTCATTTTGGGTGTCAGGAGAGGTATAACCCAAATTTAAGTATTCTCtctcctgaagacctatttgcaGAAAGAGTTTTATTTTGGGTTttattgttggagaagacaaaacAAAAAAGGTATTGAACCATTTACCTGTAGCACTACCCAAACAtgaaatgagtcttgtattttgggtaatGGTTGTGGGAGACGGTCTCAGAGATAGCAAACTACTGAACTCTTGTGTGCATCCTTGCCTCTCATCCCATTGAGTTCCTCCTTTTTTTACCTCTATATAAAATTCCTTTGTTTGAGGGAGGCTCGGCCCCAACCCCAAGTGTGACCCACCGTgcgtgtgcgtgcgtgtgtgtgtttGAGCAGAACCCATCGTGTGCTGAAAGGCCACTGGTACTTTCCAAGTTGCTCCAAATTTTCAGGCCCTGCTATGCAACCCCTCTTAACTACAGCAGCCGCACACGGCATAAAGCCAAGACTACGCCCGTCTCTGGATACTTAGATCACAGCTAAGCTGAGAGCAAAGATGTCGTGGCAAACCCAGCAACGTGCGTTTCTCCATCTcgccgtcctcgtcctcctcgtcgccgccggcgccgctccCTACCAAGCCAATGCGCAGCCGGCGTCGCCAGCAGACCCAATGGCCGCCGACACCTGCGCCAACCCGGCCGTGGACGGCGCGTGCCGCAACGTCCCGAAGGCGCTGCGCCTGAAGCTGATCGCCATCCCGACGATCCTCGTCTCCAGCATCATCGGTGTGTGCCTGCCGCTCTTCTCCCGCTCGGTGCCCGCGCTCAGCCCGGACCGCAACCTCTTCGTCATCGTCAAGGCCTTCGCGTCGGGCGTCATCCTCGCCACGGGCTACATGCACGTGCTCCCGGACTCCTTCAGCAACCTCACCTCGCCGTGCCTGCCGCCGAAGCCGTGGGCCGATTTCTCCTTCACCACCTTCGTCGCCATGCTCGCCGCCCTGTTCACGCTCATGGTGGACTCGCTCATACTCACCTTCTACAACCGGAGGAAGGGCGGCGGCAACACCTCCGGCCGACGCACTGGCGCCGCGGTCGCCGATCACGAGAGCCCGGCGCATGATGAGCACCACTGGCacagccacggccacggccatggaCACGGGGGCATCGTGGTCGCCGACAAgcccgaggacgaggaggaggccagcaaggTGCAGCTCCGCCGGAACCGCGTTGTCGTTCAGGTACGTCTTCGTGCTTCTTCTTCTGCCCACTCTACTCTAGCCTAGTAGTACAAGTGCTAGGCAGTAGGCACGGATGAGTACGGACTACAAACTTTCCGTTGGCCTATCGTTAGCTGCGACATTTTTAAACAACGGTTCTCAAAAGCAACTGTGTCCGTTC
It encodes:
- the LOC136473499 gene encoding fe(2+) transport protein 1-like; protein product: MSWQTQQRAFLHLAVLVLLVAAGAAPYQANAQPASPADPMAADTCANPAVDGACRNVPKALRLKLIAIPTILVSSIIGVCLPLFSRSVPALSPDRNLFVIVKAFASGVILATGYMHVLPDSFSNLTSPCLPPKPWADFSFTTFVAMLAALFTLMVDSLILTFYNRRKGGGNTSGRRTGAAVADHESPAHDEHHWHSHGHGHGHGGIVVADKPEDEEEASKVQLRRNRVVVQVLEMGIIVHSVVIGLGMGASQNVCTIRPLVAAMCFHQLFEGMGLGGCILQAEYGAKMKAGLVFFFSTTTPFGIVLGLALTKVYKENSPTALIVVGLLNAASAGLLHYMALVELLAADFMGPKLQGSVRLQLLSFLAVLLGAGGMSIMAKWA